In the genome of Candidatus Nitrospira nitrosa, one region contains:
- a CDS encoding HDOD domain-containing protein produces the protein MPSDAQPAGTPLEQLEQTLIQKIEAGDIELPLLPQAASRVMALASDPNADAAKLSALIHQDQALAAHVLKIANSPAYMPRSPVVSLQHAVAMLGITLLSEIAFTASLKVGAFQVAGYEDEVKQLWRHSLATGAFAKEVARAKRMNIESAYLCGLLHEIGKPVVLRATTMIAREPSNKWVTALSTILDNKSHVKTLIEGYHTRVGILVAEKWSLPKQVAEAIQYYGDYEHATAFRQECMLTFVADRLASHLLTPEEMPEDSLRDHPVFAELNLYPQDVDKLLTTKEQVLTIVNSINL, from the coding sequence ATGCCCTCTGACGCTCAGCCCGCGGGAACTCCACTCGAACAGCTTGAACAGACGCTCATACAGAAAATCGAGGCAGGGGATATTGAGCTCCCACTCTTGCCACAAGCCGCCAGTAGAGTGATGGCACTCGCGTCAGATCCAAATGCCGATGCGGCAAAGCTCTCAGCGTTGATCCACCAAGACCAAGCCCTCGCCGCGCATGTTTTGAAGATTGCCAATTCGCCGGCCTACATGCCCAGAAGTCCGGTCGTCTCGCTCCAACACGCGGTCGCCATGTTGGGGATCACCCTGCTATCGGAAATCGCCTTTACCGCCTCATTGAAAGTCGGCGCGTTCCAGGTGGCAGGATATGAAGATGAAGTCAAACAGCTCTGGCGGCATTCGCTGGCCACCGGGGCCTTTGCAAAAGAAGTCGCCCGGGCGAAACGTATGAATATTGAAAGCGCGTATCTCTGCGGACTATTGCATGAAATCGGGAAACCCGTTGTCCTGCGGGCAACCACGATGATTGCTCGTGAACCAAGCAATAAATGGGTCACAGCACTGTCCACGATACTGGATAACAAATCCCATGTGAAAACACTGATCGAGGGCTACCATACCCGTGTGGGCATTCTGGTCGCCGAAAAATGGAGTCTGCCTAAACAAGTGGCGGAGGCGATTCAATATTACGGGGATTACGAGCATGCCACTGCCTTCCGCCAGGAATGCATGCTCACCTTTGTTGCGGATCGATTAGCGAGCCACCTCCTGACGCCTGAAGAAATGCCCGAAGACAGTCTCCGCGATCATCCGGTATTCGCAGAGTTGAACCTGTACCCTCAAGACGTCGATAAACTGCTGACAACCAAAGAGCAGGTCTTAACCATTGTGAATTCGATAAACCTATGA
- the sthA gene encoding Si-specific NAD(P)(+) transhydrogenase, producing MSTPSTYDIIVIGAGPAGQKAAVQGAKAGKRVALIERERGIGGSCVYRGTIPSKTLRESALHLDRLKRAGEALQFNLKPDTQIATLLSRLEQVVQAHDSFMSKQLRRNGISLLHGRARFVNAHTIEMQTVDGASQLFTAGTIVVATGSRPRNPKEIPVDHEHILDSDSLLSMLYLPQSLAVIGGGVIGCEYASIFALLGVEVTLIDRAPYPLQFMDKELVEQFVKGLEHYGSHYLGESEIVEVRWDGVTHVVTTLKSGTIIKSEKMLVALGRQANIEDLDLEAAGLSLSDKGLIPVNQSCQTNMEHIYAVGDMVSGPALASKAMEQGRRAVRHALNLPVGDAASTIPLGIYTIPEMASIGLDEMGARERYKDPLIGRAKFEEIARAQISGAGQGLLKMIADPAGERLLGVQVVGDSATELVHLGQLALQNGATVESFIDNVFNFPTYAEAYRIAALDILGQVAKRQAAKAA from the coding sequence ATGAGCACACCAAGCACTTACGACATCATCGTGATCGGCGCCGGCCCGGCAGGCCAGAAGGCCGCAGTCCAAGGCGCCAAGGCTGGCAAGCGGGTCGCCCTCATTGAACGGGAGCGAGGAATCGGCGGCAGTTGCGTCTATCGAGGGACGATTCCCAGTAAAACGTTGCGAGAAAGTGCACTCCACCTCGATCGGCTCAAACGGGCGGGAGAAGCGTTGCAATTCAATTTGAAGCCGGACACCCAAATCGCGACTCTCTTAAGCCGGCTTGAGCAAGTCGTCCAGGCACACGATTCGTTCATGAGCAAGCAACTTCGCCGAAACGGCATCTCCCTGCTTCATGGGCGGGCACGATTCGTCAACGCCCACACCATCGAGATGCAAACCGTCGATGGGGCATCTCAACTATTCACGGCAGGCACGATCGTTGTGGCGACCGGATCACGCCCCAGAAATCCAAAAGAAATACCAGTCGACCATGAACATATTTTGGACAGCGACTCGCTCTTGTCGATGCTGTACCTCCCTCAATCCTTGGCTGTGATCGGAGGTGGAGTCATCGGCTGCGAGTATGCCTCCATCTTTGCGTTATTGGGTGTGGAAGTCACACTCATCGATCGTGCACCCTACCCACTGCAATTCATGGATAAAGAACTGGTCGAGCAGTTTGTCAAAGGACTGGAACACTATGGCAGTCACTATCTCGGCGAAAGCGAGATCGTTGAGGTCCGATGGGATGGGGTGACGCATGTCGTCACCACACTCAAGAGCGGCACGATCATCAAGAGCGAGAAAATGCTGGTTGCCCTTGGCCGGCAAGCAAACATCGAAGATTTGGATCTTGAGGCAGCCGGTCTCTCTCTCTCAGACAAGGGACTCATCCCTGTGAATCAATCTTGTCAGACAAACATGGAACACATCTACGCCGTAGGCGATATGGTCAGTGGCCCAGCGCTCGCATCAAAGGCGATGGAGCAAGGACGACGCGCCGTCCGGCATGCGCTCAATCTCCCGGTCGGTGATGCCGCTTCTACCATCCCGCTGGGCATCTATACCATCCCTGAAATGGCCAGCATTGGCCTGGATGAGATGGGAGCCAGAGAGCGGTATAAGGATCCGCTTATCGGACGAGCAAAGTTCGAGGAAATTGCCCGCGCGCAGATATCCGGGGCCGGTCAAGGTCTGCTCAAGATGATCGCCGACCCAGCAGGTGAACGGCTACTCGGGGTACAGGTTGTTGGGGATTCCGCGACTGAACTGGTTCACCTGGGACAATTGGCCCTCCAGAACGGCGCAACCGTTGAATCGTTTATCGATAACGTCTTTAACTTCCCCACCTATGCTGAGGCCTACCGGATTGCTGCGCTCGATATCCTCGGCCAAGTGGCAAAACGCCAAGCAGCGAAAGCCGCATAA
- a CDS encoding TonB-dependent receptor plug domain-containing protein, whose product MLQRGRARLLPIHILVVCLTGLIRLQLSSDVSFAANADPVQNTPPELTALSLEELMKVEVTSVSKQAQPLFQAAAAVFVISQEDIRRSGVTTIPEALRMAPGIQVARLDTHRWAISSRGFNGEFANKLLVLIDGRTVYSPLFSGVFWDAQDTVLEDLDRIEVIRGPGASLWGANAVNGVINIITKRAKDTQGLLAVVGGGTEERAFTMLRYGASMGEHTHARLYGKFADRDEFVRSDGSPGGDDWRNGRGGFRLDHDLSPHDTLTIQGDYYRGTEGFGFTEPLLTTPYSRSIRDRWSYSGGNVLSRWKHTFSDSSSLLVQTYYDRTERESRLFTERRDTFDIDLQHSFAWGNAHHAIWGLGYRFTNDHIVDSTTIRTNPTNRGLNLFNGFIQDEFTIIPKTLALTAGTKIEHNDFTGWVVQPSGRLRWTPIQTLMFWGAISHAIRTPSRAEENSTLDQTALPPNALFPGSPVALTTFGGQPGFRNESLVAYEIGARFQPLETWSIDITAFYNRYDRLRSIEPSTSSLATSPLPPHLLIPFVANNKLAAETHGVELSSEWHPIDWWHLRATYSYLRIQMITGTSLDPTGRNANGESPQHQASLRSLIQLPGNLELDLWGRFVDRLPTLNIPAYVSLDTRLGWKPTKSLDVSIVGQNLLESRRPEFTSAFVAQSGTEVQRGAYVKLTWRY is encoded by the coding sequence ATGCTTCAACGAGGAAGAGCACGGCTGCTCCCAATCCATATCCTGGTGGTGTGCCTTACTGGATTGATCAGGTTGCAACTCTCGAGCGATGTCTCATTCGCTGCGAATGCCGATCCCGTACAAAATACGCCCCCTGAGTTGACAGCACTCAGCCTGGAAGAGTTGATGAAAGTGGAAGTGACCTCCGTCAGTAAACAAGCACAGCCACTCTTTCAAGCAGCAGCAGCGGTCTTCGTCATCTCCCAAGAAGACATCAGGCGATCTGGCGTCACCACGATCCCCGAAGCGCTTCGCATGGCGCCGGGCATTCAAGTCGCCCGCCTCGATACCCATCGCTGGGCCATCAGCTCACGGGGATTCAACGGAGAATTCGCCAACAAGTTGCTCGTGCTGATTGACGGCCGCACGGTCTATTCGCCTCTTTTCTCTGGCGTATTCTGGGATGCACAGGACACCGTCCTTGAAGACCTCGATCGCATCGAAGTCATTCGCGGACCCGGCGCTTCACTCTGGGGTGCCAACGCCGTGAACGGCGTCATCAATATCATCACCAAAAGAGCCAAGGACACGCAGGGACTCCTCGCCGTCGTTGGTGGGGGAACGGAGGAACGAGCATTTACCATGCTCCGCTACGGGGCCTCAATGGGGGAGCATACCCATGCCCGCCTTTACGGAAAGTTCGCTGACCGTGACGAGTTCGTTCGGTCCGATGGGTCGCCTGGAGGGGACGACTGGCGAAACGGGCGAGGAGGATTCCGCCTCGACCACGATCTGTCCCCACATGACACCCTGACCATTCAGGGCGATTACTACAGAGGCACGGAAGGATTTGGGTTCACGGAACCGCTCCTCACGACACCCTACAGTCGGTCGATTCGTGATCGATGGAGTTACTCCGGAGGCAATGTCCTCTCTCGATGGAAACACACCTTTTCAGACAGCTCCTCACTCCTCGTCCAAACCTACTATGATCGAACCGAACGAGAGAGCCGCCTGTTTACGGAACGACGAGACACCTTCGATATCGATCTCCAGCATTCGTTTGCATGGGGAAACGCCCACCACGCCATCTGGGGGCTCGGTTATCGATTCACGAACGACCACATTGTTGATTCCACGACCATCCGCACAAATCCCACCAATCGTGGCTTGAATCTCTTCAACGGATTCATTCAAGACGAGTTCACCATTATCCCGAAAACCCTTGCTCTAACGGCTGGGACAAAAATCGAGCATAACGATTTTACTGGGTGGGTGGTACAACCAAGCGGTCGTCTTCGTTGGACCCCAATCCAGACCCTCATGTTTTGGGGAGCAATTTCTCATGCCATCCGTACTCCTTCGCGTGCAGAGGAGAATTCCACGCTCGACCAGACGGCCTTGCCACCGAACGCCCTGTTCCCAGGATCGCCGGTCGCGTTAACGACATTCGGAGGCCAACCAGGTTTCCGCAACGAGTCGTTGGTGGCCTATGAAATCGGCGCACGCTTCCAACCGTTGGAAACATGGTCGATCGATATCACGGCATTCTACAACCGATACGATCGGCTGAGAAGCATCGAGCCTAGCACTTCCTCGCTCGCGACAAGTCCGCTTCCTCCTCATCTGCTCATCCCCTTCGTGGCGAACAACAAACTTGCCGCGGAAACCCACGGGGTGGAACTGTCGTCAGAGTGGCACCCCATCGACTGGTGGCATCTACGAGCGACCTACTCGTATTTGAGAATTCAGATGATCACCGGCACCTCACTCGACCCCACCGGAAGAAATGCCAACGGAGAAAGTCCGCAACACCAGGCGTCTCTCCGGTCCCTCATACAGCTTCCCGGCAATCTCGAACTCGATCTCTGGGGGAGATTCGTGGATCGACTCCCCACACTGAACATCCCTGCTTACGTCAGCTTGGACACCCGGCTTGGCTGGAAACCAACAAAGAGTCTTGATGTCTCCATTGTTGGACAAAACCTGCTCGAATCCAGGCGCCCAGAGTTCACTTCAGCCTTCGTGGCACAAAGCGGGACCGAAGTTCAGCGAGGCGCCTACGTCAAGTTGACCTGGCGGTACTAA
- a CDS encoding TonB-dependent receptor plug domain-containing protein yields the protein MTVDVTTVARNTQPLAQAASAVFVITDEDIRRSGATSIPEALRMAPGIHVARIDTHRWAISARGFNDELANKLLVLMDGRTIYTPTFSGVFWDVQDTVLEDIDRIEVVRGPGTSLWGANAVNGVINIITKKAKDTQGWLAVAGAGTEERGFGTLRYGTALGNDTHLRGYVKGFLRDALGHAESNRTLDAWRQLRTGFRMDSQLNSAQSLMVQGNYYDSRSSAFFEEPQLTPPYSNQTVDDVHAYGANVLGRWKYDLGNGAAFIVQSYYDRTSRRSLLFSEDRDTFDLDAQHNLTWGNHHRLLWGAGYRMTQDEFVTTQTIVMSPARRTLNLFSGFLQDEFALIPNRLALIAGTKIEHNSFTGFVVQPNGKLRWTPSETLTLWASVSRGFRTPSRVEQDGRVNSRVIPPNGLFPGSPTALAALLGNRSYTNESLMAYEIGLRSSLHTTFSVDITAFYNQYNHLRSFEPGAASMEFVPTPPHLLIPLTVDNKLRATTYGMELALDWRAREWWQLQTSYTFLAMEMRATDSNDPTRDSVPGQNPRHLVSARSLMTLPGNLEFDLWGRYVSALSSLGIPSYLTLDTRLAWKPTKHWEFAVVGQNLLDPEHPEFSPNFIPQIRMEVQRGAYVKATWRY from the coding sequence ATGACTGTAGACGTCACCACCGTCGCGAGAAACACCCAACCTCTCGCTCAGGCTGCCAGTGCCGTGTTCGTCATCACCGATGAAGATATCCGCCGTTCCGGCGCGACGTCCATTCCGGAAGCGCTTCGCATGGCACCAGGTATTCACGTTGCCCGCATCGATACACATCGGTGGGCCATCAGCGCTCGTGGCTTTAATGATGAACTCGCCAATAAACTGCTGGTCCTGATGGATGGACGCACGATTTACACCCCAACCTTCTCGGGCGTGTTCTGGGACGTCCAGGATACGGTGTTGGAAGACATCGATCGAATCGAAGTGGTGCGTGGCCCAGGGACGTCGCTCTGGGGGGCCAACGCCGTGAACGGCGTCATCAATATCATCACAAAGAAAGCGAAAGATACACAAGGCTGGCTGGCCGTCGCCGGAGCAGGAACCGAAGAGCGTGGCTTCGGAACACTGCGCTACGGAACCGCACTTGGCAACGATACGCATCTCCGAGGCTATGTCAAAGGTTTCTTGCGCGATGCACTCGGGCACGCAGAGAGCAATCGGACCTTGGACGCGTGGCGACAGCTCCGCACCGGCTTTCGTATGGATTCACAATTGAACTCGGCACAATCCCTCATGGTTCAAGGAAACTATTATGACAGTCGATCTTCGGCATTTTTTGAAGAACCCCAGTTGACTCCCCCCTACAGCAATCAGACAGTGGACGACGTTCACGCGTACGGAGCCAATGTCCTCGGGCGATGGAAATACGATCTCGGGAACGGGGCGGCATTCATCGTGCAAAGTTACTATGACCGCACCAGCCGGCGTAGTCTGCTATTCAGCGAGGATCGCGATACTTTTGATCTGGATGCCCAACACAATTTGACATGGGGAAACCACCATCGCCTCCTGTGGGGAGCCGGGTATCGCATGACGCAAGACGAGTTCGTCACCACCCAGACTATCGTGATGTCCCCAGCCCGTCGCACACTCAATCTCTTCAGCGGATTCCTCCAGGATGAATTTGCACTGATTCCCAATCGACTCGCACTGATCGCCGGCACCAAAATTGAACACAATAGTTTTACGGGGTTTGTCGTCCAACCGAACGGTAAACTCCGGTGGACCCCGAGTGAGACGCTGACCTTGTGGGCCTCTGTCTCTCGCGGCTTCCGCACGCCATCACGCGTGGAACAGGATGGGCGCGTCAACAGCCGGGTAATCCCCCCGAACGGACTCTTTCCCGGCTCGCCAACCGCACTTGCTGCACTCTTGGGTAATCGTAGCTACACGAATGAGTCGCTCATGGCGTACGAGATTGGCCTGCGCAGCTCGCTGCATACGACCTTCTCGGTCGACATCACGGCTTTTTACAACCAATATAACCACCTCCGAAGTTTTGAACCCGGTGCAGCGAGCATGGAATTTGTGCCGACGCCTCCGCACCTCCTCATCCCGCTCACCGTTGACAATAAACTACGCGCAACCACCTATGGCATGGAACTCGCCCTCGACTGGCGTGCGCGGGAATGGTGGCAACTCCAAACCTCCTATACCTTCCTGGCGATGGAGATGCGAGCGACCGACTCCAATGATCCTACCCGCGACAGTGTTCCCGGCCAAAATCCACGGCATCTTGTTTCTGCCCGATCACTGATGACCCTGCCGGGGAATCTCGAGTTCGACCTATGGGGACGATATGTGAGTGCACTCTCTTCGCTAGGAATTCCCAGCTATCTCACTTTGGATACACGGCTCGCATGGAAGCCAACCAAACACTGGGAGTTCGCTGTCGTGGGGCAAAACCTACTGGATCCAGAGCATCCTGAGTTTTCACCCAATTTCATCCCTCAAATTCGAATGGAAGTGCAGCGTGGAGCCTATGTCAAGGCTACGTGGCGATATTGA
- a CDS encoding YfiR family protein: MSTRPRQPVRHRIHRRALSLAMMLVALWPGPMLNAGEPGPRAEYLLKSAFLYNIAKFVDWSEHEGTSLVICITNDVFGSTIDSIVGKPVQERQIASRHLTSPQNVHGCHIIFIDMQDRRRATEFLTTLAGEPIVTVCDQPDCTRQGVMINLQKHEDKISLEMNLGAIQRTNLKFSSKLLKLAHILSEP; this comes from the coding sequence ATGAGCACTCGCCCACGACAACCCGTCCGCCATAGAATTCATCGGAGAGCGCTGTCGCTCGCGATGATGCTCGTCGCGCTATGGCCCGGTCCCATGCTCAACGCAGGAGAACCGGGACCTCGGGCCGAGTATCTCCTCAAATCAGCATTCTTGTACAACATCGCGAAGTTCGTCGATTGGTCAGAGCACGAGGGGACGTCTCTCGTGATCTGTATCACCAATGACGTCTTCGGTTCAACCATCGACAGCATCGTCGGAAAGCCGGTTCAAGAGCGTCAGATTGCTTCGAGACATCTCACCAGCCCGCAAAACGTGCATGGGTGCCACATCATCTTCATCGATATGCAAGATAGACGGCGGGCTACCGAATTTCTCACCACTCTTGCCGGCGAACCCATTGTGACCGTGTGCGACCAACCCGACTGTACACGGCAAGGCGTTATGATCAACCTCCAGAAACACGAAGATAAAATCAGTTTGGAAATGAACCTTGGAGCGATACAACGCACCAATCTGAAATTCAGCTCAAAGCTGCTGAAACTTGCCCATATCCTGAGTGAGCCATAA
- a CDS encoding transposase has product MATEIAERFPIERDAIGTDKGHLHLLCSALPKMAHGQSVQVFKRITARNIFRRKPVVKRVLWGGEFLTDAYYVAMGGERANWQTVER; this is encoded by the coding sequence ATGGCGACCGAGATTGCAGAACGTTTTCCGATTGAGAGGGACGCGATAGGGACGGACAAGGGGCACCTTCATCTATTATGCAGTGCTCTTCCGAAGATGGCCCACGGACAAAGTGTGCAGGTTTTTAAACGTATCACGGCGCGCAACATCTTTCGACGGAAGCCGGTCGTCAAACGAGTGCTGTGGGGCGGAGAATTTTTGACGGATGCGTACTATGTGGCGATGGGAGGAGAGCGCGCCAACTGGCAGACCGTCGAACGATAG
- a CDS encoding TonB-dependent receptor plug domain-containing protein has product MKWFSLRSIQAMATTLFWWLLTTVSSSASEGLIAHAADVSQSNTQATQDLTELRLEQLLAMEVTSVSKKAQPLSQAPSAIFIVTQEDIRRSGANSIPEVLRMVPGLHVARIDSQKYAITSRGFNGRFADDLLVLIDGRTVYSPLVAGTFWEVQDFPLEDIDRIEVIRGPGGTLWGANAVNGAIHIITKKAKDTQGALITAGGGTEERAFATLRYGGTIGNALSYRLYGKGFERDSTSGTDGNHDNWRMGRTGGRLDWEPSTQDSVTLQGDYYHGLAGQMTSFPTLLAPSFSRSAIEDIRMSGGNVLGRWKHQFGSQNEMILQLYYDNTRRNELSFMEIRNTVDVDFQHRAALPFGQDLVWGIGYRVSGDRLRNSENLAFDPPEQSLRTFSAFVQDEIKLFQDKLRLTVGAKYLKNTYTGGLIQPNVRLLYNPTPNHSIWGSVTRSNRLPSRFERGSRQLIAGTPTEFVELQGNSAVRNENLWGYEIGYRAQLSVNLSVDAAAFYNHYTHSSGEQELSESLVLIRSNVTTRTYGGELAGEWRMLTWWRLRPAFSYFQVRRSAPEGIEVESGEEPAHQLSIRSLMDLTNTLEFDTTFRFVDRLPGLGISNYQNLDVRLGWRPTSHVEFSLVGHNLLEARHHEFKPEFIQTSVSQIQRGLFAKVTWRF; this is encoded by the coding sequence ATGAAGTGGTTCAGCCTGAGATCTATACAGGCGATGGCCACGACATTATTCTGGTGGCTACTCACAACAGTCAGCAGCTCCGCTTCAGAAGGATTGATTGCCCACGCTGCGGATGTCTCCCAGTCAAATACTCAGGCGACACAGGACTTGACTGAACTGAGGCTCGAACAATTGCTTGCCATGGAGGTGACCTCCGTCTCGAAAAAGGCTCAACCGCTCTCACAAGCCCCCTCCGCCATTTTCATTGTCACTCAGGAAGATATCCGTCGATCTGGCGCCAACAGCATTCCTGAGGTCCTCCGTATGGTACCGGGACTTCATGTCGCACGTATCGACTCGCAGAAATATGCCATTACGTCCCGTGGCTTCAACGGACGCTTTGCGGATGATCTCTTGGTCTTGATCGACGGACGAACCGTATATTCCCCGCTGGTCGCCGGAACCTTCTGGGAGGTGCAGGATTTCCCGCTTGAAGATATCGACCGCATCGAAGTCATCCGTGGGCCGGGCGGAACACTCTGGGGTGCCAATGCGGTCAACGGCGCCATCCACATCATCACGAAGAAAGCCAAGGATACTCAAGGGGCGCTGATCACAGCCGGGGGCGGCACAGAAGAACGCGCGTTCGCCACCCTGCGGTACGGAGGAACCATTGGAAATGCGCTGTCATATCGACTGTACGGGAAAGGATTCGAACGGGACAGCACCTCCGGTACCGATGGTAACCACGATAACTGGCGCATGGGTCGAACTGGCGGACGTCTCGACTGGGAACCCAGCACTCAGGATTCTGTGACCCTCCAAGGAGATTACTACCATGGACTCGCGGGACAGATGACATCGTTTCCCACTTTACTCGCGCCTTCTTTTTCGAGGAGTGCGATTGAAGACATACGGATGTCGGGCGGGAACGTACTCGGACGATGGAAACACCAGTTCGGCTCACAGAATGAGATGATCCTCCAACTATACTACGACAACACGCGACGCAACGAATTATCGTTCATGGAAATCCGGAATACCGTTGATGTGGACTTCCAACACCGTGCTGCTTTGCCGTTCGGACAAGACCTTGTCTGGGGAATCGGCTATCGCGTTAGTGGCGACCGACTGCGCAACAGCGAAAATCTGGCCTTTGACCCTCCGGAACAGAGTCTCCGGACTTTCTCTGCGTTTGTCCAGGATGAAATCAAATTGTTTCAGGACAAACTCCGACTGACGGTTGGAGCGAAATATCTCAAAAACACGTATACAGGAGGGCTGATCCAGCCAAATGTCCGCCTCCTGTACAATCCAACCCCCAATCACTCCATTTGGGGATCCGTGACCCGATCCAATCGCCTGCCTTCACGCTTTGAACGTGGCAGTCGACAACTGATTGCCGGCACACCGACCGAGTTCGTAGAGTTACAGGGCAATTCAGCTGTGCGCAATGAGAATTTATGGGGCTACGAAATCGGGTATCGGGCACAGCTCAGCGTCAACCTCTCCGTCGATGCAGCAGCTTTCTATAACCACTACACACATTCATCCGGCGAACAGGAACTGTCCGAATCGCTGGTGCTGATCCGAAGCAATGTCACGACGCGGACGTACGGAGGCGAACTGGCGGGGGAATGGCGCATGTTGACCTGGTGGCGTCTCCGGCCGGCGTTCTCATACTTTCAAGTTCGCCGTTCGGCGCCGGAAGGAATTGAGGTCGAGTCCGGTGAGGAACCTGCGCATCAATTGTCGATTCGATCTCTGATGGACCTCACGAACACACTCGAGTTCGACACCACCTTTCGCTTCGTCGATCGCCTTCCTGGGCTTGGCATCAGCAATTACCAAAACCTGGATGTTCGGCTCGGATGGAGACCCACCAGCCACGTTGAATTCTCACTGGTTGGACACAATCTCCTCGAAGCTCGACATCACGAATTTAAGCCTGAATTTATTCAGACCAGCGTCTCGCAGATCCAACGAGGCCTATTCGCAAAGGTGACATGGCGATTCTGA
- a CDS encoding YfiR family protein, with translation MAILTDHCTATRPLHTGGRDLPPETWLGWMAAFTRCLVGLICTLTLLGLPVSPQTMAQDHHEEYALKAAFLYNFAKFAEWPTMSFPNDHAPFVICLAGNDPFGPNLTSLEGKLVRDRPLATKPIPGNDNLIGCHILYISPGELKQTRNILQTLQKSPVLTVCDAEGCAETGIMLNMRMVENRVALDLNLEAVQQTPLKLSAQLIRLTRIVKGHP, from the coding sequence ATGGCGATTCTGACCGATCATTGCACCGCGACTCGTCCTCTCCATACAGGTGGACGAGATCTGCCTCCCGAAACATGGCTGGGGTGGATGGCTGCGTTCACACGGTGTCTGGTCGGCCTGATTTGCACTCTGACCCTCTTAGGACTTCCAGTAAGTCCTCAGACCATGGCCCAGGACCACCACGAAGAATATGCACTGAAAGCTGCCTTCCTCTACAACTTCGCCAAGTTCGCTGAATGGCCAACCATGTCATTTCCCAATGACCATGCGCCGTTCGTCATCTGCCTCGCCGGGAATGACCCCTTTGGCCCCAACCTCACAAGCCTGGAGGGAAAACTGGTCAGAGATCGGCCCCTGGCGACCAAGCCTATACCGGGTAACGACAATCTCATCGGTTGCCACATACTGTATATCAGTCCCGGAGAGCTCAAACAGACACGCAACATCTTACAGACGCTTCAGAAGTCACCAGTCCTGACCGTCTGCGATGCCGAGGGCTGTGCAGAGACGGGAATCATGCTCAACATGCGAATGGTCGAAAACCGAGTGGCGCTGGACTTGAACTTGGAAGCAGTCCAGCAGACCCCCCTCAAACTCAGCGCCCAGCTCATCAGGCTGACACGTATCGTGAAAGGGCACCCCTAA